One segment of Cynocephalus volans isolate mCynVol1 chromosome 8, mCynVol1.pri, whole genome shotgun sequence DNA contains the following:
- the TCHH gene encoding trichohyalin, whose amino-acid sequence MSPLLKSIFDITEIYNQYASHDCDGAALSKKDLKNLLEREFGDVLRRPHDPETVDVILELLDRDSNGLVDFNEFLLFVFKVAQACYYALSQAAGLDEEKRAQCEGKGKLLQDRRQDDQRDRKLEEEPGQRRRQKRQEQGRELAEEEEQREKQERREQRDRQRREEQRLQRREQQELEERLAEEEQLQRRKGREVEEFYDEDQEQRRYRRELNRELQEEEQQLQRQKREQQLSRQQEEETREQLLRREQEEERREQLLRREQEEERREQLLRREQEEERREQLLRREQEEERREQLLKREQEEERREQLLRREQEEERREQLLRREQEEERREQQLRREEERREQQLRREQEERSEQLLRLEERREQQLRREQEERREQLLRLEEERREQQLRREQEEERREQLLRREQEEKREQLLRREQEEERREQQLRREQELRREQEEERREEKRHEQQEEKRKQLLRREEEERREQQLRRERQEERRTQLLRREQEERHEQEQARERGESQTPRWQWQLESEADARQSKVYSRPRRQEEQRRRQERELQLREEEEEQRRRQERELQLREEEEEQRRRQERELQLREEEEEQRRRQERELQLREEEEEQRRRQERELQLREQEEQRRDFKWQWQAEEERERRRQRLCARPSLREQRERQLRAEERLEREQRFCEEEKQRDQRRERERELQFLEEQQQLQQRERARQLQEEEDSLQEGREKRRRQEEQRRDQKWRLQLEEESQRRRYTLYTKPTLREQLREKEQRQERDRQYLQEEELQQEEEQLLREEREEKRRRQERDRKFREEEEQLRRQERDRKFREDEQLRQEREEEQLRRQERDRKFREEEEQLRRQEREEEQLRRQERDRKFREEEEQLRRQKRDRKFREEPQLRQEREEEQLRRQERDRKFREEEEQLRRQEREEEQLRRQERDRKFREEPQLRQEREEEQLRRKERDRKFREEEEQLRRQEREEEQLRRQERDRKFREEEEQLRRQERERKFREEEEQLRRQEREEEQLRRQEREEEQLRRQERDRKFREEEEQLRRQEREEEQLRRQERDRKFREEEEQLRRQERDRKFREEPQLRQEREEEQLRRQEREEEQLRRQERDRKFGEEEEQLRRQERDRKFREEQQLRQEREEEQLRRQERDRKFREEEEQLRRQERDRKFREEQQLRQEREEEQLRRQERDRKFREEEEQLRRQEREEEQLRRQERDRKLREEAQLRQEREEEQLRRQERDRKFREEQQLRQEREEEQLRRQEREEEQLRRWERDGKFREDEQQLRRQEREQQLRRERDRKFREEQQLRREREEEQLRRKERDRKFREEEQLQLEEQEEQRRRQERERKFREEEQLRRQQEEEQRRRQLRERQFREDKGRRQVLEPSTRQFAHVPVRSSPLYEYIQEQRSQYRS is encoded by the exons atgtctCCACTTCTGAAAAGCATCTTCGATATCACTGAAATTTACAATCAATATGCCTCACATGATTGTGATGGGGCAGCACTGAGCAAGAAAGACCTGAAGAACCTCCTTGAAAGGGAATTTGGAGACGTTCTTCGG AGACCACATGACCCCGAGACGGTAGATGTGATCCTGGAACTTCTGGATCGCGACAGTAACGGGCTTGTTGACTTCAATGAATTCCTCCTGTTCGTTTTCAAGGTGGCTCAAGCTTGTTATTATGCTCTCAGTCAGGCTGCAGGTCTAGACGAGGAGAAGCGAGCACAGTGTGAGGGAAAGGGAAAACTGTTACAAGATCGCAGGCAAGACGACCAAAGGGACAGAAAACTGGAAGAAGAGCCTGGGCAACGACGCAGGCAGAAGAGGCAGGAACAGGGCAGGGAGCTCGctgaggaagaggagcagagggAGAAGCAAGAGAGACGTGAGCAGCGCGACAGGCAGCGCCGCGAGGAGCAGCGGCTGCAAAGGCGAGAACAGCAAGAACTGGAAGAGCGCCTTGCAGAGGAAGAGCAGCTGCAGAGGCGCAAGGGCCGCGAGGTTGAGGAGTTTTATGACGAAGACCAAGAGCAAAGGCGATACCGGCGGGAGCTGAACAGGGAGCTCCAGGAGGAAGAGCAGCAACTTCAAAGGCAGAAGCGCGAGCAGCAGTTGAGTAGACAGCAGGAGGAGGAGACGCGCGAGCAGCTGCTGAGGCGCGAACAAGAGGAAGAGAGGCGCGAGCAGCTGCTGAGgcgagagcaggaggaggagaggcgCGAGCAGCTGCTGAGgcgagagcaggaggaggagaggcgCGAGCAGCTGCTGAGgcgagagcaggaggaggagaggcgCGAGCAGCTGCTGAAgcgagagcaggaggaggagaggcgCGAGCAGCTGCTGAGgcgagagcaggaggaggagaggcgCGAGCAGCTGTTGAGGCGAGAGCAAGAGGAGGAGAGGCGCGAGCAGCAGCTAAGGCGAGAGGAGGAGAGGCGCGAGCAGCAGCTGAGGCGAGAGCAGGAGGAAAGGAGCGAGCAGCTGCTGAGGCTAGAGGAGAGGCGCGAGCAGCAGCTGAGGCGAGAGCAGGAGGAGAGGCGCGAGCAGCTGCTGAGGCTAGAGGAGGAGAGGCGCGAGCAGCAGCTGAGGCGTgaacaagaggaagaaagacGAGAGCAGCTGCTGAGGCGTGAACAAGAAGAAAAGCGCGAGCAGCTGCTGAGGCGTGAACAAGAGGAAGAAAGGCGAGAGCAGCAGCTGAGGCGAGAGCAGGAGTTGAGGCGcgaacaggaagaagaaagacgGGAGGAGAAGAGGCACGAGCAGCAGGAGGAGAAACGCAAGCAGCTGCTGAGACGCGAAGAGGAAGAGAGGCGCGAGCAGCAGCTGAGACGCGAACGACAGGAGGAGAGGCGCACGCAGCTGCTGAGGCGCGAACAAGAAGAGAGGCACGAGCAGGAACAGGCCCGAGAGCGGGGCGAGAGCCAAACCCCAAGGTGGCAGTGGCAGCTAGAAAGCGAGGCCGATGCACGTCAGAGCAAAGTCTACTCGAGGCCCCGCaggcaggaggagcagaggcGGCGCCAGGAGCGTGAGCTGCAActgcgggaggaggaggaggagcagaggcgGCGCCAGGAGCGTGAGCTGCAActgcgggaggaggaggaggagcagaggcgGCGCCAGGAGCGTGAGCTGCAActgcgggaggaggaggaggagcagaggcgGCGCCAGGAGCGTGAGCTGCAActgcgggaggaggaggaggagcagaggcgGCGCCAGGAGCGTGAGCTGCAACTGCGGGAGCAAGAGGAGCAGCGCCGCGACTTCAAATGGCAGTGGCAGgcggaggaagagagagagaggcgccGTCAGaggctgtgtgccaggccctcgTTGCGGGAGCAGCGGGAGAGGCAGCTGAGGGCGGAGGAGCGCCTGGAGCGGGAACAACGGTTCTGCGAGGAGGAAAAGCAGCGCGACCAGCGGCGCGAGAGGGAGCGGGAGCTGCAGTTCCTCgaggagcagcagcagcttcAGCAGCGGGAGCGCGCCCGACAGctccaggaggaggaggacagcCTCCAAGAGGGTAGGGAGAAGAGGCGACGCCAGGAGGAGCAGCGCCGCGACCAAAAATGGAGGTTGCAACTAGAGGAAGAAAGCCAGAGACGCCGCTACACGCTGTACACCAAGCCGACCCTACGGGAGCAGCTGCGGGAAAAGGAGCAGCGCCAGGAGCGCGACAGGCAGTACCTCCAGGAGGAGGAACTGCAGCAGGAGGAAGAGCAGTTgctgagagaggaaagagaagagaaaagacgTCgtcaggagagagacagaaagttcCGTGAGGAAGAAGAGCAGCTGCGCCGCCAGGAGCGCGACAGAAAGTTCCGCGAGGACGAACAGCTCCgccaggaaagggaggaagagcagCTGCGGCGCCAGGAGCGCGACAGAAAGTTCCGTGAGGAGGAAGAGCAGCTGCGCCggcaggaaagggaggaagagcagCTGCGCCGCCAGGAGCGCGACAGAAAGTTCCGTGAGGAGGAAGAGCAGCTGCGCCGCCAGAAGCGCGACAGAAAATTCCGTGAGGAACCACAGCTCCgccaggaaagggaggaagagcagCTGCGCCGCCAGGAACGCGACAGAAAGTTCCGTGAGGAAGAAGAGCAGCTGCGCCgccaggaaagggaggaagagcagCTGCGCCGCCAGGAGCGCGACAGAAAATTCCGTGAGGAACCACAGCTCCgccaggaaagggaggaagagcagCTGCGCCGCAAGGAGCGCGACAGAAAGTTCCGTGAGGAGGAAGAGCAGCTGCGCCggcaggaaagggaggaagagcagCTGCGCCGCCAGGAGCGCGACAGAAAGTTCCGTGAGGAGGAAGAGCAGCTGCGCCGCCAGGAACGCGAGAGAAAGTTCCGTGAGGAGGAAGAGCAGCTGCGCCggcaggaaagggaggaagagcagCTGCGCCggcaggaaagggaggaagagcagCTGCGCCGCCAGGAGCGCGACAGAAAGTTCCGTGAGGAAGAAGAGCAGCTGCGCCgccaggaaagggaggaagagcagCTGCGCCGCCAGGAGCGCGACAGAAAGTTCCGTGAGGAGGAAGAGCAGCTGCGCCGCCAGGAGCGCGACAGAAAATTCCGTGAGGAACCACAGCTCCgccaggaaagggaggaagagcagCTGCGCCGgcaagaaagggaggaagagcagCTGCGCCGCCAGGAGCGCGACAGAAAATTcggtgaggaggaagagcagcTGCGCCGCCAGGAGCGCGACAGAAAATTCCGCGAGGAACAACAGCTCCgccaggaaagggaggaagagcagCTGCGCCGCCAGGAGCGCGACAGAAAGTTCCGTGAGGAGGAAGAGCAGCTGCGCCGGCAGGAGCGCGACAGAAAATTCCGCGAGGAACAACAGCTCCgccaggaaagggaggaagagcagCTGCGCCGCCAGGAACGCGACAGAAAGTTCCGTGAGGAAGAAGAGCAGCTGCGCCgccaggaaagggaggaagagcagCTGCGCCGCCAGGAGCGCGACAGAAAGTTACGTGAGGAAGCACAGCTCCgccaggagagggaggaagaacagCTGCGCCGCCAGGAGCGCGACAGAAAATTCCGCGAGGAACAACAGCTCCgccaggagagggaggaagagcagCTGCGCCgccaggagagggaggaagagcagCTGCGTCGCTGGGAGCGCGACGGAAAGTTCCGCGAGGACGAACAGCAGTTGCGCCGCCAGGAACGTGAGCAACAGCTTCGGCGAGAGCGGGACAGAAAGTTCCGTGAAGAACAACAGCTCCGccgggaaagggaggaagagcagCTGCGCCGCAAGGAGCGCGACAGAAAGTTCCGCGAAGAAGAGCAGCTGCAGTTGGAGGAGCAGGAAGAACAGAGACGTCGGCAAGAGCGGGAGAGGAAATTCCGGGAGGAAGAACAGCTCCGCCGCcagcaggaggaagagcagaggCGCCGCCAGCTCCGGGAGAGACAGTTCCGAGAAGATAAGGGCCGTCGACAAGTTCTGGAGCCGAGCACGCGTCAGTTTGCTCACGTCCCAGTGCGCTCCAGTCCTCTCTATGAGTACATCCAAGAGCAGAGATCTCAATACCGTTCTTAA